One stretch of Akkermansia sp. RCC_12PD DNA includes these proteins:
- a CDS encoding UDP-glucuronic acid decarboxylase family protein has translation MSKRILVTGGAGFIGSHLCERLLDDGHEVTSIDNYFTGSKKNLLHLLDRPGFRALAHDITEPFSVEVDEIYNLACPASPPHYQHDPIHTLKTSVLGALNVLALAKRCHARILQASTSEVYGDPAVHPQPETYWGNVNPAGPRSCYDEGKRCAETLFMDYHRTMGVDVRVIRIFNTYGPRMALNDGRVVSNFIVQALKGEDLTIYGTGRQTRSFQYVNDLVEGMVRMMAAEDFHGPVNLGNPGEFTILELAEKVIEIIGASSKTVFRPLPQDDPVQRKPDIRLAHEKLGWQPVIPLEQGLEKTIAYFRSIL, from the coding sequence ATGAGCAAAAGGATTTTAGTCACCGGGGGAGCCGGATTCATTGGCTCCCATCTCTGTGAACGCCTGCTGGACGACGGTCACGAGGTCACCAGCATCGACAATTATTTTACGGGTTCCAAAAAGAATCTCCTGCACCTGCTGGACCGTCCCGGATTCCGGGCGCTGGCACACGACATTACAGAGCCTTTTTCCGTGGAAGTGGATGAAATCTACAATCTTGCCTGCCCCGCCTCCCCCCCTCACTACCAGCACGATCCCATTCATACGCTCAAGACTTCCGTACTCGGCGCCCTCAACGTGCTGGCTCTTGCCAAACGGTGCCATGCCAGAATTCTCCAGGCCTCCACCAGCGAGGTATACGGCGATCCCGCCGTGCATCCCCAGCCGGAAACCTACTGGGGCAACGTCAATCCCGCAGGCCCGCGCTCCTGTTATGACGAAGGCAAAAGGTGCGCGGAAACCCTGTTCATGGATTACCACCGCACGATGGGCGTGGACGTGCGGGTGATCCGCATTTTCAATACATACGGGCCGCGAATGGCCCTGAATGACGGCCGCGTGGTTTCCAATTTCATCGTCCAGGCGCTGAAGGGGGAAGATCTTACCATCTATGGCACGGGCAGGCAGACCCGGAGTTTCCAGTATGTGAACGATCTGGTGGAAGGCATGGTCCGAATGATGGCGGCAGAAGATTTCCACGGTCCCGTCAACCTCGGCAATCCGGGAGAGTTCACCATCCTGGAGCTGGCGGAAAAAGTCATTGAAATAATCGGGGCTTCTTCCAAAACGGTGTTCCGCCCCCTTCCCCAGGACGACCCCGTCCAGCGCAAGCCGGACATACGGCTGGCGCATGAAAAGCTCGGCTGGCAGCCGGTCATTCCGCTGGAACAGGGGCTGGAAAAAACCATTGCCTATTTCCGGAGCATTCTTTAA